In a single window of the Rhodamnia argentea isolate NSW1041297 chromosome 2, ASM2092103v1, whole genome shotgun sequence genome:
- the LOC115752670 gene encoding E3 ubiquitin-protein ligase MARCHF1 isoform X1 produces MQLAPNDSHGEDSSENVPILQRTDVVERSEGSSSSSEITTAGGEFAVSVDDLENDDVDETCSLVHTDQPQCRICLDNGGEDLIAPCHCKGTQKYVHRSCLDNWRSTKEGFAFSHCTECRAVFLLRANVPTDRWWLRLKFQFLVARDHALIFIVVQLIVASLGVLVYKFYGEELREMFGYEEHPYGFYTMAVLAIVLVGLLYGFFIAIICGQRINERHYHVLAKQELTKEYVVEDREKMKDVPELDPSHVSELRMLGLY; encoded by the exons ATGCAATTAGCACCTAATGATAGTCATGGGGAAGATTCTTCAGAAAATGTACCCATTTTGCAGCGGACTGATGTTGTGGAGAGATCTGAAggatcttcgtcttcatctgaAATAACAACTGCCGGAGGGGAATTTGCTGTATCTGTTGATGATTTAGAAAATGATGATGTCGATGAAACTTGCAGTTTGGTTCATACAGACCAACCACAGTGTCGCATATGCCTTGATAATGGAG GAGAAGACTTGATTGCTCCATGCCATTGCAAAGGAACCCAAAAATATGTCCATAGATCATGTCTTGATAATTGGAGGTCCACGAAG GagggttttgctttttctcaCTGTACAGAGTGCAGGGCAGTTTTTCTGCTTCGTGCAAATGTGCCAACTGATCGCTGGTGGCTGAGATTGAAATTCCAATTCCTCGTCGCTCGGGATCACGCACTCATATTTATAGTCGTTCAGCTG ATTGTTGCATCCTTGGGTGTGCTGGTATACAAGTTCTATGGAGAGGAATTAAGGGAAATGTTTGGTTACGAAGAACACCCATATGGCTTCTACACAATGGCTG TGCTGGCTATTGTTTTGGTGGGTTTGCTCTATGGCTTCTTTATAGCGATAATATGTGGACAGAGGATCAATGAACGCCATTATCATGTTCTTGCCAAACAAGAACTGACAAAG GAATATGTAGTTGAAGACCGTGAAAAAATGAAGGATGTCCCTGAACTCGATCCTAGCCATGTGTCGGAGTTGCGAATGTTGGGCCTTTATTAG
- the LOC115752670 gene encoding E3 ubiquitin-protein ligase MARCHF1 isoform X2: MQLAPNDSHGEDSSENVPILQRTDVVERSEGSSSSSEITTAGGEFAVSVDDLENDDVDETCSLVHTDQPQCRICLDNGGEDLIAPCHCKGTQKYVHRSCLDNWRSTKIVASLGVLVYKFYGEELREMFGYEEHPYGFYTMAVLAIVLVGLLYGFFIAIICGQRINERHYHVLAKQELTKEYVVEDREKMKDVPELDPSHVSELRMLGLY; this comes from the exons ATGCAATTAGCACCTAATGATAGTCATGGGGAAGATTCTTCAGAAAATGTACCCATTTTGCAGCGGACTGATGTTGTGGAGAGATCTGAAggatcttcgtcttcatctgaAATAACAACTGCCGGAGGGGAATTTGCTGTATCTGTTGATGATTTAGAAAATGATGATGTCGATGAAACTTGCAGTTTGGTTCATACAGACCAACCACAGTGTCGCATATGCCTTGATAATGGAG GAGAAGACTTGATTGCTCCATGCCATTGCAAAGGAACCCAAAAATATGTCCATAGATCATGTCTTGATAATTGGAGGTCCACGAAG ATTGTTGCATCCTTGGGTGTGCTGGTATACAAGTTCTATGGAGAGGAATTAAGGGAAATGTTTGGTTACGAAGAACACCCATATGGCTTCTACACAATGGCTG TGCTGGCTATTGTTTTGGTGGGTTTGCTCTATGGCTTCTTTATAGCGATAATATGTGGACAGAGGATCAATGAACGCCATTATCATGTTCTTGCCAAACAAGAACTGACAAAG GAATATGTAGTTGAAGACCGTGAAAAAATGAAGGATGTCCCTGAACTCGATCCTAGCCATGTGTCGGAGTTGCGAATGTTGGGCCTTTATTAG
- the LOC115752671 gene encoding uncharacterized protein LOC115752671, whose translation MLTMARCLSPSLALPKTSSSLLLALRAHSSHSSSSSSPDFVVVGGDSSSSDPLLGKLEDVIHHLIVRRSEPDWLPFRPGSSYWVPPRSKSRGIAQLIGRLASSSSPLADSLLSSSSSSCAAASPHGWPSSSFFIHGALPSAYPEEAVQTLDTESQSEDEEG comes from the exons ATGTTGACGATGGCTCGCTGTCTCTCCCCTTCCCTCGCCCtccccaagacctcctcctccctcctcctcgccCTCCGCGCCCACTCCagccactcctcctcctcctcctctccggacttcgtcgtcgtcggcggtgactcctcctcctccgaccCCCTCCTCGGCAAGCTCGAGGACGTCATCCACCACCTCATTGTCCGCCGATCCGAGCCCGACTGGCTCCCCTTCCGCCCCGGCTCCTCCTACTGGGTCCCCCCACGCTCCAAGTCCCGCGGCATCGCCCAGCTCATCGGCAGgctcgcctcctcctcctcccccctcgCCGActccctcctctcctcctcctcctcctcctgcgcCGCCGCCTCTCCCCACGGCTGgccctcctcttccttcttcatccaCG GCGCGCTTCCGTCTGCTTATCCTGAGGAAGCTGTGCAGACATTAGATACCGAATCTCAGTCTGAGGATGAGGAAGGATGA